TTTCTGTGCCATGCAGTGCAACACTCCCATCCCTATGCCTCTCAGAAGCTGACTGGTGGAGATCCCTATGCTGTGGAATCTCAAGCCAGACTCACTGCGGTGCAATATGATAAGTTTCTAAATCAAATTTATATTTTAAACTAGCATCTCAAAATAAACTGCTACAGGGTCTGTGTCCTTGGGTGGTGGGCACCTTTGCTATGCTGCTGTGCTGTGTGGGTAGTGGCAAAGTGGTATACTAGGTAAATATGGTGCACAGTGTCAAATTTGAACTTTTGGTTAGCAAAGGGAACAATATCGAGAGCTCAATTTCATTTTATGAATAGACTTCGCATCTCTGAATATTTGTAACTCATTACCTCGTAACTCAGACTGTATATGTCAATACAATCCTAAAAGGATTAAGTACTGCAATTCTCATTCAGAAACATTTTGTTAGCAGGAACGACAAACTCTCGCAGTCCTGTAGAGGAAGTTTCTTTGTGGCAGTGTACGTCATGTAATGAGTATCATTAAAGATTCGTTCAGTTTTGACCAGTTGTTTGATTTCATTATTGGAAGGAAGAATTTGAAGAGTTGGAAACTTGAGAAtcatgcatttttgtttgtgattaaagagctagtgagaagagaaaatgttttttaggttttttttttcttatgtgggAAGGACTGATATTTACAGAGAGTGAAAATCATGACATGTTTATCAAGTTCAAGGCAATGAAATTAGAGTAACTGCACTTTCTGACCAAGACAGAATGCATTGTTCCTCTTTCAGTCTTGGCATGACATTGTTTGCTGTCAATAGTGAATGGATCCATTTTTCTTATGATTCGTTGCATATTTTGAAGAGCCTCAGTAACATTAttttgaaggagaaaaagtaaatgCAGCAAGCATTTACACACATTCCATTGTAGACCTACTCCCACAAGAAGCTGTCCTTAACCCGTACAGTGTTGCTTTATAGGAGTGAAACAGGTCATGTGGGGTTGGATTTTGGCCAAATAATATTATTGTCTtataaaattgcaaaaaaatagCTGATTTGAACGATATAAATGCGATATATGTGTGTTCCCTGTAAGCTGTCGTTTTCTGTGAGTCCTTTCATGCGTGGCACCAATACTCCAGTGGTGGTGCGTAAGACAAAACATGTAGAACAGTACTATGTAACTTCcgcttcttatttattatttccgaCACACTGTGAATGCTTCTTCCATGACTATATATTGTTTAGTTTGAGTTTCTTGTAAAATATATCTGAGGATTGTTTGTCTAGCCTTTCTATAGTCATATCATAGTACCAAATTTATCACGCTCGTACAGACTATATTTTCTCTATGTGTGTATAAGTAGCACAATATTATCCCTTCATTGCACAAGCATAACATGTTTtgtaacaccaacaacaaaaaaattacacacagcTGCCCAAATAACCCATTATAcgaattttatgtttttttatgttggtaCTCCTGCATACCACAGCCTGCCCGCCCTCGCCCGCCAGCTGATCACATACCCCAAACATTTTCCCATTTACTACGTAGCTTCCGCGTCTTTGCATTTGCTGCCGACCAATTTGGTATTGCTCTGTTACTGTACAATTTACATAACATCCCAATTTTACAAGTATATCTAAGAGGTAATTGTGTATTACCTCTGGACTGTAGCATATCCCATGAAAATCTGTATGACTGGGAAACTGATGACTCAGGTTCCGAGCCAGgaatgaatacaaaggagaaacagacagcAACAACCCTGTTGGGCCCAACGAGGCTGCCTGTTTAGCTAACACTACACTAACTACAACTACAGTTCTAtacttctatctatctactgtGGGCCAAAGTAAGATGAGGAATGAATGATATGAAAGCACATGTGCATAAAAGACAGCAGAAATAATGTGGCAATTGATGCTTACATAGGGAAAAGTGTATTGGCTAATGTACCTACAACTAACTGTTGACACGCAAATACGCATCTCATGgccatagggaaaaaaaatcttgtgccTGTAAACTTTAGGTTTCCGTATTATAAACGACCATAGGGAAAAAATATTGTGCCTGTAAACTTTCAGGTTTCCATATTATAAACGgccatagggaaaaaaaaaacttgtgccTGTAAACTTTCAGGTTTCCGTATTATAAACGGCCATGGGCAAAAAAAATCCTGTACCTGTAAACTTTCAGGTTTCCGTATTATAaacttctgtctttcattagCAGCAAATGAAACATATTTTCCTATGCTCTATAGTATATACATTATTTACAATTATCTATACCACTCTAGTATATCTTGAGAGTGTGATATACCTCAAAACACGGGTCCAGACAAAGAGCCGTGTCGCGGGGCACACACATGAACCTCGTATCTTTGCGTTGCTTTGGCCGGAGTGTGGTGGTGCGGCAGACGTGGCAAGGCTTTTGGGCGTTTTTCTTGGCAGCTGTAGGTGGGATATACTTGGGAAAATGACGACCTGTGAGACGTGTAGGATCGTCACCATGAGATGCTCGTCGTCGTCCTGCTGTAGGAAGAGGCTCTGAATACTGCTCAAGAAGCTGTCTTATTACCTCCCTTGTGAAGTCATGGAGTGTCGGCTTCTCGCCAGTTTTGACCTGGTATAGAATATGGGCGTTGAGGACAGCACAGTCAATCAGATGAAAAAACATCTTTTTGTaccatttcattgttttccttgaaCATTCCACAGATGACATCATGCTGTCACTTTTATCTACAAGGCGCATGTTTTGGTTGTAGACAATAACACATTCAGGTTTGTCGATGAAGGTTTTTGTGGAATGGTCAATGTTCTCACTCGTTTGCAACTTTGGTTCGTGGACACTGGTGAGGAGATGAACGTCTCTCTTGTCCTTCCATTTCACTGCAAGAATGTTGTTTGCCTGCTTGTGAACAACATCGCCTTTCTGCAGTCCGATGGGGAATTTGGCCATAAACTTGCGATTTGGCTTTACCGTACCACAGGCCCCAGTCATTCTCTCATGCAGATAGTGGAGCAGTGTAGGACTGGTGTACCAGTTGTCAACAAAAAGTATATGTCCTTGACCAAGGTAAGACTCAAGCATGGTACTGACAACGCTTCCTGATATGCCcaacttcttattctctttgatGTTTGTTCTTGCCCCAGTGTACAAAATCATGTCCAAAATGAAGCCAGTTTCACAGTCACAAAGAACAAATAGTTTTAGGCCAAATCGGTGGCGCTTGGATGGGATGTACTGGCGAAAGTGTAAATTACCACGCCACAGAACCAAACTTTCATCAATAACTAAATTTTGAAATGGTTTGAATGATGACTTGAAACTATGGCAAATGTAGTCAAAGATGGgccttatttttctcattttgtcatcatcagttgGCTGAGTGTTATCTTGAAAGTGTAAGGCTTGTAGCAAAGCAATGAACCTGTTTACTGACATGATTTTACTGAAAATAGGCTGGCGAAGAAGTGGATCTGTCGACCAGTATTCCTTATAATTTTCCCTTGGAGTGAGCCCCATCAGCATAACTAAAGCCAAAAATGAGTACATTTCTTTTACATCTGTGTCCTGCCATTGCAAGAAACGAGAGTGTGGATGGAGTATTTTACCTGCTATCATAAAGCCATGAAACTTGTTGCTTTCTTTGACTATATGAGCCATTATGTCTTCCGTGAAAAACAACCTAAAATATTCACTCTCTGTGCTGCCATCATGAACGAGTCCATGTGGTATACCACGACCATGAAGATCAAACTGAAAATCAGTGGGCAAAAAGTCATGCCCATCTCTCCATTCCCATTGTACATCAGCATCAGCATTTATTGTTTGGTGTTGAGCTTGGGATGTAGATGGTGTGTGCGCTTGACTAGCGAGGTCATGCAGTGGCTGAGAAGCTGATAGTGAGGAAGCACCTACTACAAGCCCGGACTCCCCACCATCCCTTTTCCGCTTCTTGCTGGAATGAGCAGGAGCAGattcactttcattttcatcatcactccCCCTGTCTGATTGTATGTAATCAGAGTCAtcttcatcgtcctcctcaGAGAGATCACTGTCCCCCAACTCTGTGACATTATCGTCATAGAGAATATTCTCTATTTGCGCCGATGTCAAGCCCCGCGGCATGGTGCACAGGACAACACGTGCTTACAGCGAGGGTGTAGCAGCGTGTCTAGCTATCATGACTCATTGCCGGGCCAGCCCACCAACCCGGCGCCTCACGCCCCAGGGCTGCCAACACAACCGACGATGACTGTACGCatgaacacaaaatatattgaaattgCTATTCAAGttggaataatataaaaatagctgATCTACTGaacagtattttgagtatattgatAAGTAATTATGACACCACTAACATATTTTtataaatatacctattttttcaATAAATCATTCGTGGTCATGGATACATTCTATGTAATAGACCACAgcaatacaataaaaatgagaGTGAGCTTTCAAAATCATATTTAGGCATAGAAAAGACATCTTGAACCATTTCTACAGGTTTAGGTGCcgtgaagtaaaagaaaacgatgatcGTATATATACGTACTAAACACTTTCCCTCCCGAACGTATATATACGTACTAAACACTTTACGGGTTAATGCAGTATATGTATATCAGGTGCATAAATCCTTTTAATTGCTGAAATGTTTCAGTTACTCTTCATTTTAAAGATGTTTATTGCTAAATCTTGTCTTGTAAAATTTGCAGGGAATGTAAGAACAGCATGAAAAATGTGTGGTTCACCTCATGTGCACATCACTACAGAGGACTGGTTGATACTTTAACTAGACAGCACTTCAGATGCTCTGGCTTGACTGATCTTTGTTCAGTTCCCACATCTTAGTTATGAGTTGGATGAATGACACCTCTTTGACACTGTTGAGGTTGAAGAGAAAGTTGATGTTCCGGTTGGACGAGGTTTATTCGCACCTTGAGCATATGTAACAAATaccaaatataaatatacaaatctTGAAACCTATGCAAATAATGCAGTGAGTGAATAATATGGGTAATGACTgtaatgaaatacaaaacaaaaaaatctagaaTATAAAGGTAAAACTTGAATGGGATGAGTGGACAATTAACTATCAAGGAAAAAGCATATTAATGAGattttgtgagtttgtttttagTCACTGCCAAACTGTTCTGTTCTCTTCGAGGATGCTGTACTGAAGGGATGACTTAAAACAGCATTACAAATACTCCCCCAACAAGAGAGTCCTTGCCTGGTCAGAGGTCAAGACGGTCAGGCTGTTGGATGAGCTGTCCAGTGCGGGACGAGGTGGGGCAAGGTCCATCTTTAGGGGATGGTGCAGGAGGACATGCACTCAGGTGGTGTGAGGTAGAAGTTGGGTTGTCAACAAGTGGCAATATAGGCATGGAATCCTCTTCCTCAAGGTAGGCAGGTTTTAAGTGGTTGATTGACACCCAGTCACTGCCTCTGGCTATACTGATGCAAAATGCCTACGGAGTTACATTCTAGGGTGGAGTAGGGTCCCCAGTAAGGGCAAGTGAGGGGTGGTTTGTAAGCGTTGTACCTTACGAAGACGTACTTAAAGGAGTTTAGTGATTTGGGGAAGTATCATGGAGGCGATGTCTTGTGTGTTTGGACACATGACTGGTACTTCCCCACGGTGTGCCGTAGTCTGGTGAGATTGTTGTCATCAACGGCTGTATTGGATGATGGACAGAATTCTCCTGGAACAACAAGAGCTTCTCCAAAAACCATCTCGGCTGGGGAAACATGCAGTCCCTCCTTCAGTGATGACCGCATCCCAAGGAGGACCCAGGGTAGTTGGGCCTTCCAATCTGGTCAGGTACAGTGTGCCATCAGCACAGCTTTTAGGGTGCGGTAGGTCCGCTCCACCATGCTGTTGGTTGCTGGATTGTAGGCCGTGGTGCAATGGATGTTTGTCCCCATCAACTCTCCCAGGGACGTCCACAGCTGAGAGATGAAGGCATGGCCCCAGTCAGAAGTAATGTCGTCTGGAACACCAAAGCAGCTGATCCATCCATGTAAGAGAGCCTCAGCGCAATCTCGTGCGGTAGCATTTGTCATGGGTATTGCTTTTGGCCAGTGTGTGGAACACTCTGTAGTGGTGAAGAGGTACTGTGAGGCATCTGATGGTGGAAGGGGGCCACCCATGTTGACATGAATGTCCAAAATGACACTTGGGCTGGTGGAAGTCTCCTATCCCCAACTCAGTGTGGCAGCCAACTTTACTTGTCTGGCAGGTAATGCAGCATTGGGCCCATTGCCTTATGTCCTTATTCATTCCGTGCCAAATGAATTTTTCCTTTATGAGATGGGCAGTTGAGTATCCAGATAGGTGTGGCAAACCATGGACAACATTGAAGATTTTGCTGTGTTGGGGCTCCGGGATGAGAAGTCGCAGACAACCGGTGCTAACATCACAGAGGATGGTATGGCCCCTGTCTCCGAAGGCAACATCCTCCCATCGCAGACTCGTTATGTCAGTGCGGTAGGCTGCAGTCTCAGGGTCATTCTCTTGAGCAGTTGCTATCTCTTCATATTCCGAGGTAGACTGAGTTTATTTCCACTCTTGAGAGGGCATTGGCCACCAGATTCATCTTTCCTGGGGTGTATTCAATGGTGCAATTGAACTCAGCAATGCTGGAGAGGTGCTGGCCATTGTTGGTCTGACCAAGCATCACCCTGTTTGGAGAAAGCATGAACCAGTATGCGATGGTCCGTACAAATGGTGAACGGGATTCCTTCTAGGAGGTGTTTGAAGTGGTGAACAGCGAGGTAGACAGCCAGTAGTTCATGGTCGAATGTGCTATATCTTGTTTCTGCTTGCCGGAGTTCCCAGCTGAAGAATCCCAGTGGTTGTGTCGTACCCTTGATGGTCTGCTCGATGACTGCTCCAACAGCAACAGAACTCGCATCTGTGGTCAGTGTAAGAGGAGTGCTGGGgcacaggaaggaaagagttgTAGCTGAGGTGAGGGCGGCCTTTGTGTCCTTGAAGGCTCATTCCTGTTTTGGTCCCCATTCCAGCTCTTTTGGTTTGCCAACGAGAGAACTGTAGAGCAGTTCCATGATCTGGGCAATGTTCGGCAGGAAGCAATGGTAGTAGTTTACTATACCGATGAATTCTTGGAGTCCTTTGATGGTGGTGGGACAAGGAAATTTTGAAACAGCATGCACCTTACCCAAAAGGGGGGAGACACTGGTGGATGATATCTGGTGTCCAAGGAATTCCACTGATGTAGCGCCAAACTGGCATTTGTTCTGATGCACAAACAGGCCGTTGTCCTGTAGTTGCTGCAGAACAGTTCGGAGATGTTGGAGATGTTCCTCTGAGTTCTTGGAGAAGATCAGTATGTTGTCCACATAGCAGGTGCAGAAGGGAAGGTCTCTGAGGATGCCATCTATTAGGTGCTGGAAGGTTGCCCCTGAATTTCGAAGACCAAAAGTGGAGTAATTGAATGTGCAAGTCCCAAAGGGTGTGATGACTGCTGTCTTGGGTATGTCTTTGAGGTAAACTGGAACTTGAAAATACCCTTTCAGGAGATCAAGCTTGGAGAAAATCTTGGCCCCATGTCGATTGGAGATAAGGTCTGCCATGTTGGGAATTGCCAGTGATCTGGTTCTGTAAAAAGATTAAGTTGCCTGTAGTGTCGCTACAGGGCTGCCAGGTGCCATCAGCTGTCTTGACGAGGTGAAGAGGAGATGCCCATGGACTTGAGGCTTTCTGACATATGCCCATTTGTTCCATGTCGGCTTAAGCTTGTTTTTCTGCTTGAAGTTTTTCAGGGGATAGCTGTCTAAACTTGGAATGAACTGGGGGGGTCCGTTGTTTTGATGTAGTGGAAAATTCCATGTTTTGATGAGTAACCATGCTGCTGATGGAGTTCTAGGCGGAATACTTCAGGGAATTCTTGTCTGAGCATGTCGTAAAGGATATCTATTCTCAATGAACAGATTTCTGTGTGTCGGCAGTGGGAGCCAAGAGGAGCTGAGCGGAATGTTGCTACATCCAGCAATTTATGGTTGGCAACATCAATGAGCAATCCATAATGACTCAGGAAATCCACTCCTAGGAGAGGCGTCTTGACATCAGCGATGACGAAATCCCAAGAAAAGCTGCGTTCGGCTGCTTGGATAGGGATGGTGCGGGTGCTGTAGGTGGGAATTGTACTTCCATTGGCTGCGATGAGCTTGATGTCTAATCAGTGTGTCAAAGGGCAGTTTCTGTCCTCTGCTGTGACtggaaacaggaaacaaaaagtGCCTGTGTCCACCAGAAACTTACGGCCAGATAAGATGTCTGTGATGAAGAAACCAGAGGCTGGTAAAGCAAGCGCATTGATATTCCCAGGCTTGGGGTCCGAAGAGGCCACTGCTGTGGTCAGTGGTGGCCTCATTAACAGTTTTTTGGCCACTGGCAACCTGGGGTGCATTTGCAAGCTCCAGCTCCGAATTTGTGATGGTAGTAGCACAGTCCATGCTGTCCATGTTGGCTGGAAACTCCTGGTTTGCAGTTGCACGTCTGGTTGTCGGGCAGCCACTTGCAAACAGGTGGCCTGGCAGCATTGGTGTTGGGCAGGTTGTCAACTAAGGCAGGGCAGATAGTGTCGGGGGCACAGGACGCTTTTGCGGTATTGATAAGATTGTCCACCTTATTTATGAGCTCTTCCACGGGGCAGTCATCAGCTTCGTGTAGGGCAGCTCTCACAGATGAGGGAAGACGTTGCAGCCACAGCTCCCACAGCAAGTCTACCCGCTGTGGTTTGCCAGTAGTAGAGTCATGTTCAAGTAGTGTAGCTAGAGCTTGCATCTCATTCCATGCTGCATGTGCTGTGGTGTCTCCCAGAGGTGTTAGACGAAGATTTAGAAGACGTCGGAGCCAGGCGCTGACGGAGATCGTGAACTCTTTGAAGGAGATACTGCTTGAGGTCGTCGATGACATCTTTGTCCTGGTTGTCCAGCCATGCTGTGATGCGAGGAAAAATTGTCTCAGGGATGGCTTCCAGTACATAGTCGGCCTTGGTTTGAGGGCTTGTAACTTTCCTCAGTCGGAACTGAACTTCTGCTCGCCGAAACCATGATGCAGCCTCACTGGCGCAGAATGGTGACAGCTTCACTGTGACGGTGGAAACGGTTGGTTTTGCATTGCTGGGCTTGGTATCTTCTTCCATTGCTGAAGAGTAGTTTCTTGTCCAGGGGTCACCAGTTGTTGAGGTTGAAGAGAAAGTTGAGTGTTCTGGTTGGATGAGGTTGATTCACACCTTGAGCATACATAACAAATACCATACtagatataaatatacaaatctTGAAACCCTATGCAAATAATGCAGTGAGTTGATAAAACGGGTAATGACTgtaatgaaatacaaaacaaaaaaatctagaaTTTAAAGGTAAAACTTGAATGTGATGAGTGGACAATTAACTATCAAAGAAAAGCATATTAATAAGATTTTGAGAGTTTGTTTTTAGTCATTGCCAAACTGCTGTTCTTTTCAAGGATGCTGCACTGAAGGGATGAGTTAAAACAACGTTACAACATAAGGTCAAATTAAAACTCAGATTAGCTCTTGACTTCAGTTCCTGACTAAATTTGAAGATATAGTGACATATAACATCAGACTGTTAAGATAATAATCTTTTCTATATAACTAATTGTACATACAGAAGAATTTTTGAACGTGATGAATGTCAAACAGTATTGATACCTTGTTAGATGTTAGACAGAAGCAGTGAAGCAAAAGACTAGATGTGGAATTTAGGTGGCCTCTCCATTCCCACTGAAAATACATTGAAGCATTCTAAGGAATGGAAACAGTACTGTGTGGTACTTTGGAGAAGTCTAAGGGAAAAGATGTATTTTCCTTGGCAATCATAAGTTTGTGTTGCCTTTGCATGTGTCCCAGCAACTGATCAAAGGCATCAGTTCCATCAAACTTGGAATATTTTTATCCCTGAGTATTaaatgggaagaagaaatgaatatgaGAAATTGTAAATTTGTTACTTTGGAATAGTAAATTTTCATACACAGATGTAcccacaaaactttttttttccattatattcTTGCAAAATGTTCTGCTCTTGCCCTTCTCTAATTGCATGTCCCAAGAATTGAGTAAGAAGAATGAATTAATTTCCCATTAAGTCTATCCATTCTCTGCTAATTAGGGAAATGGTCTAAAGGTGGCAGTACTATAGTGGGATCAGAGCTTTAGTTAAGGCTTTGTGTTCCTTGAGAATTAAGCTTCCTTGGGGGGTGACAGCTGTACTATAAATCAACCTTaccatcttccccttccctttgaTGGGGATCCCCAGCCACCGGGTACCACAAATGAAcccactccctttccttccttgggGATGCTTGTGAGCTAAGTTGATAACCCTGGCAGACATATACATATGGAAAACTTCATAATTAAAGCATTTTATACATACTGAAGTTACAATAGTGTAATGTATAATAATACATGTAATGATAGATTGAATAACAAACTTCATAATTAAAGCATTTTATACATACTGAAGTTACAATAGTGTAATGTATAATAATACATGTAATGATAGATTGAATAACAAATACATTAGCATAATCATAAACACAATGTAAATAATGCAGCTGGCTGCCTGGTGCTGTATTTGAACTTTGTTAATCCCATGTGTGTCACCACACCACTCTCTCCCAACTATCCAGTAAAGCCACAGGCTGCTGTCACACCACCACTTTTGTGACCAGATTTTTTCAACTGATTATGCCTTTCTTAATATGAGTCAATTGGATAAATGTTCAAATTGGTGTGGTGATAAGTAACTACTGGTGAAGCTCACAACAGAACAATAAGATGATAAACAAGAGGATATTCCAGCTGAAAAAGCAAGCATGAACAAGGATAACTGCAAAAATCAGCACAATGGCCTATGAAACAGGGAAGTGTAGACAACCAGCAGTTGAGCCAACTGATGTTTCCATGGGCTTATAACCATAATAAACAAAGTCTTTCATAAACTATAAGAACATTTGAGTTAAATTTGCTCTTTCATAACTTATCAGATATATATTCCAACAAATCATAAATCATTTGCTACTATAAtatctaagtaaaacactggaTTAGTCcataaaatatatgaagaagGTCCATATTGGGACCCTTTCCCAAATGGCAACAATGTCG
This genomic window from Scylla paramamosain isolate STU-SP2022 chromosome 33, ASM3559412v1, whole genome shotgun sequence contains:
- the LOC135089516 gene encoding uncharacterized protein LOC135089516, translating into MYWKPSLRQFFLASQHGWTTRTKMSSTTSSSISFKEFTISVSAWLRRLLNLRLTPLGDTTAHAAWNEMQALATLLEHDSTTGKPQRVDLLWELWLQRLPSSVRAALHEADDCPVEELINKVDNLINTAKASCAPDTICPALVDNLPNTNAARPPVCKWLPDNQTCNCKPGVSSQHGQHGLCYYHHKFGAGACKCTPGCQWPKNC